DNA from Candidatus Methylacidiphilales bacterium:
CCTTGAGCGCGCGGAAGATGCCGATGAAGTCTTCCCGCTGATACGGCAGCAACTTGGCCAGCGCGTTCAGGCGGTTTTCCTTCTTTTCGGCCAGGATCATTTCGCGGACGGCGTCGATGCGGTCGCCTTCAAAGAACATGTGTTCCGTGCGGCAGAGGCCGATGCCGCTGGCGCCGAAGGCGATGGCATTTTCCGTCTGGTCGGGCGTGTCTGCATTGGTGCGGACCTGCATGCGGGTGGCCTGGGAGCACCATTTCATGAGTTGGGCAAACATCTGGTAAGTTTGGCTGTCTTTGGGATCGAGTGATTTCTCAATCAGGACCTGGATGATTTCCGAAGCAGCCGTTTTGATCTGGCCGGCATAGACTTCGCCGCGGGTGCCGTCGATGGAAAGGAAGTCGCCTTCATTGAATATCCGGCCGTTTACCGTGAGGGTCTTGGCGTTGTAATCGACATGCAACGCGCTGGCGCCACAAACGCAGACTTTGCCCATTTGCCGCGCCACGAGGGCGGCGTGCGAACTGACACCGCCGCGCGCGGTCAGGATGCCTTCGGCGGCGATCATGCCGCGCAGGTCTTCAGGGGAGGTTTCGACGCGGACGAGGAGCACTTTTTCACCCCGTTCGGCGGCTTCGACGACCCGTTCGGCATTGAAATAGATCTTGCCGGAAGCGGCGCCGGGCCCCGCGGGGAGGCCCGAGGCAATGACTTGGGCTGCCTTGACTGCATTGCGGTCGAAAACCGGAGCCAGCACCTGGTCGAGCTGTTCGGCCGGCACGCGGTTGACTGCGGTTTTCCAGTCGATGAGCTTTTCGCCGACCATTTCGCAGGCGATGCGCACGGCTGCGAGGCCGGTGCGTTTACCGTTGCGGGTCTGGAGCATGAAGACCTTGCCGTCTTGAATGGTGAACTCGAAGTCCTGCACGTCCTTGAAATGCTTTTCAAGAACGGTGCGGATGCGGTCGAGTTCCGCGAAGGCCTTGGGTTGGATGGCTTCAAGTTTGCGGACGGGATCGGGGGTGCGGACGCCGGCCACGACATCCTCGCCCTGGGCGTTCATGAGGAATTCCCCGTAGAACACTTTTTCGCCGGTGGCGGGGTCGCGGGTGAAGGCGACGCCGGAACCGGAATTTTCACCGGTATTGCCGAAGACCATGGCCTGGACGTTGACGGCGGTGCCCCATTCGGTGGGGATATTGTATTTGCGGCGGTACACGATGGCGCGATCGTTCATCCATGAACCGAACACGGCTCCGACGGCGCCTTTGAGTTGATCCAGAGGCTTGTCAGGAAAGTCTTTTCCGACGCGGTCATGGACCAGTTTTTTGAAGCGAGCCACGAGTTCTTTCAAGTCATCGGTGTTGAGCTTGGTGTCTTCGATGCTGTGATTGCCATAGCGTTCATCTTTGAGGTGGCCGATGACGCTTTCGAACGGGTCATGGTCTTCACTCGGAAGCCGTTGCACGCCGAGTACGACGTCGCCGTACATTTGCACGAAGCGGCGGTAGCAGTCCCATGCGAAACGTTCGTTGCCGGTGGCATGGGCGAGGGCGATGACGGTTTCGTCATTGAGGCCGAGGTTGAGGATGGTGTCCATCATGCCGGGCATGGAATCACGGGCGCCGGAGCGGACGGCAACAAGGAGCGGCATGGCGGAGATATCACCGAAGCGGGTGCCCATGGCTTTTTCCATGTTGGCGATGCCGGTCTCGATCTGGTTTTGCAGGGTCTTGGGATAGCTGCGTTTGTTGGCGTAGTAATAGGTGCAGACTTCCGTGGAAATGGTGAATCCGGGAGGCACGGGCAGGCCGATGCGGGTCATTTCCGCAAGATTGGCGCCTTTGCCGCCCAAGAGGGGCTTCATGGTTCCGTTGCCGTCGGCCTTGCCACTGCCGAAGTAGTAAACGTATTTGCCAGCCTTGGCTTTGGACGGGGCGGAGGAGGCTGATTTTTTTGCAGGTTTAGCGGCCTTTTTTGCCGATGTTTTTCCCGATTTGCCGGGTTTGGATGATTTCTTTGATTTCTTTGCCATAAGGTTTTATTTGGAGTTGAAGGTTGGACATTAAAAAGATCTTAAGGCGATTCTGCAAGTGGAAACGCGATGCTTTCTTTGCCTGACGCGGGGTATTAGTTTTTACCTGGCCGACCTTGGCAGGGCAAATAGGGTGGAAAACAGCTTCCGGAGATAGGGCGGGGTTGGCGTTCCAACCCGTTTCCTAGGAGCCCTTGGCG
Protein-coding regions in this window:
- the ppdK gene encoding pyruvate, phosphate dikinase: MAKKSKKSSKPGKSGKTSAKKAAKPAKKSASSAPSKAKAGKYVYYFGSGKADGNGTMKPLLGGKGANLAEMTRIGLPVPPGFTISTEVCTYYYANKRSYPKTLQNQIETGIANMEKAMGTRFGDISAMPLLVAVRSGARDSMPGMMDTILNLGLNDETVIALAHATGNERFAWDCYRRFVQMYGDVVLGVQRLPSEDHDPFESVIGHLKDERYGNHSIEDTKLNTDDLKELVARFKKLVHDRVGKDFPDKPLDQLKGAVGAVFGSWMNDRAIVYRRKYNIPTEWGTAVNVQAMVFGNTGENSGSGVAFTRDPATGEKVFYGEFLMNAQGEDVVAGVRTPDPVRKLEAIQPKAFAELDRIRTVLEKHFKDVQDFEFTIQDGKVFMLQTRNGKRTGLAAVRIACEMVGEKLIDWKTAVNRVPAEQLDQVLAPVFDRNAVKAAQVIASGLPAGPGAASGKIYFNAERVVEAAERGEKVLLVRVETSPEDLRGMIAAEGILTARGGVSSHAALVARQMGKVCVCGASALHVDYNAKTLTVNGRIFNEGDFLSIDGTRGEVYAGQIKTAASEIIQVLIEKSLDPKDSQTYQMFAQLMKWCSQATRMQVRTNADTPDQTENAIAFGASGIGLCRTEHMFFEGDRIDAVREMILAEKKENRLNALAKLLPYQREDFIGIFRALKGLPATIRLLDPPLHEFLPHDHAAQNALANKMGISTDKISKRVHELHEFNPMLGHRGCRLGIVYPEISEMQARAIFEAAAQVQKEGTSVKPEVMVPLVGFPKELKLQIEIIHRVAAEVQKEKGVKLSYSVGTMIEIPRAALVADEIAQDAEFFSFGTNDLTQTTLGMSRDDSGSFLPAYQEHEIVKKNPFASVDQSGVGKLMEIAIELARKTRPNIKLGICGEHGGDPDSVKFCHKIGLTYVSCSPFRVPIARLAAAQAALKD